A window of Magallana gigas chromosome 8, xbMagGiga1.1, whole genome shotgun sequence genomic DNA:
ctaaCTAACTATATAACTATACAAGCACCATGTAGTTTGTGATACCACAAAGCTCATTCTATCATTTAAAGTGATATGGTACACTTTTTGAGATATCAATGTGGATAATAGAActtcatatttaaaataatcaccATTTTAAAGTTTCAAACCTTTATATATTTGCCAAAGGatacatttgaaaaaatttaaaaaaccaaaaatataatAGCTCCAGAGGGTTTCAATTTGCTTATCAGTATCTACTGCTTTAATCTATTGAGCTATGCTGTGAAGATTAGATTCCAATATTGTTGAAAaacattatgaaaatttgttgaaattgtTTATCTAAAATCTTGTCATAAAATTGAGGTGTTGCCATATCTTCTTAATATTCTTGAACAATAAAATATGCTGAACAAATTAAGCACACAAATACCAAgtcattttatatatacaaaccTCAGTAAGAGAGGGCATTTAGTTACACTTCCGCTGTCATAATAACATGAGACCCttattttctatttctttctccCTTCTGTTTTGGGCACGGGAATATGTCAATCCATTCCCAGGAGGAAGGTGAGTCGAAGGGAAAAGCACATTCCTTGCAAACGTTCTACAAAACATCCAAGAGTCATGATCATTATCTGTAAATGAAGCAATTCATATATACTAATTTGAGGACTATAAACAGTCCCAAAACGTCTTAAGAAACGTCTAATATGTAGTCATAACTCATAAGTCTTTTGAAAGTGTTGATAAATgtatcattttcaatgtttagtAAGAAtgctttaaaaagatataacttaatttacattaaaataaccTAGAATTTCTGCAAAATTATGATTCATGTTTACTTTATATAATTTGTTCAAGGTCACATTGAATATGTAATTCAGTATTGggtcagattttaaatatgcATTTTGCACAAAAATCTTTATATAATGTCTGAACGATAAAATCTTATATTCATTTCCCTTTGACTATGTCATGCCAGATAATTAAATATCTGTACTCACCTTCCATTGCCAAGACCAAAAAAATGTTGCCAGTTTCTCAAAAAGCCATAGTGATAAGGGTTGGTATAAACCTATAAGTTTGAAATACAAGAATAACCGAAgaacattttaatacatatataatcaGTTCTTTTGGCTTAAAGTGAAGAAAGTGTTAGAGTCTAAATTAGCGTCTAGTACAGAAATTCAACAATgacattattattaaaatatgtatatgaCTTCTTATATTCATTcatcaaattgtttaaattcatattatattaAGTATTACATACAGACAACACATCTTGAAATATAACAATAGTTTATTATGTAGTGGATGTGAGCAAACAATCTGATTTCTGCTCACTTTTTTGTGAACTTACCAACCCTAACTTTTTCAATCTATCCACTTCCTTACGGTTGATATACACCTCAATGTTTGTTTCTCCATAGCTGATCATTCTTACATGCCACAATACTAACAAGGAGAGTGCAATCACCACCGCTGAGCACAAAACAAATTCGTACACCACAGCAGTGTGGTAGTGCTGACCCCGCAGGTCCACCTCTATATCCTGTCCGGGCCTGTGATATTCAACAACACCTTGGTGCTCAAAAACTTCATGGTCTGATGACGTATTGATTCGAAATGCTGCTATGCCCCCAAAAAATGGTTTCTGTAACgttttacaatatcaaataaatatactGTATCTACTCTTAATTACAGATTTAACACTTGAATATCAATGTAACTGGTATTCTTAGAAAGGCGCCAAATGGCCCATGGGCCACGCCGTTCACCTTAACAATTACTATTCTTCTTTTTATCATTCTATTTCGACATGTTTAGTTAtgaagcttttaaaaatattgcaaaactCTCAAATATCCTAAGATTTGGCAATACAtttaacaatacaaaaaaagaaGCCTACTTCATTGGACATCTCATCCTAAGATCTAAGATGCATCAACTAACCAATCTAacaaaaattctaaaatgagctatgaaaaatcataaaaagtGAAAGGTCACTGTGACCTTGATATGAGGATATGAAGATATGAGGATGTTAACATAGTAAATAACTAAGCTTAGAAATGTATTTcctgagaagatgattttaaaacattttccctacATTTTTCTATGCTGAAAGTAAAAAAACCCTCTTGCGGCCCCTGTAATTAGCCTCGGGATCACAGTTAAAGTTAGGTCCCCAAAACGATTGACATGCAGTGAGATGTTTCATTTGTTAGAGTTAGATTAAACATAAGTTTGGAGACAAGTTAActtaataaatgttaaaacaagTACAACCAAAACTTAGGTAATCGCAGATTACAAAGCttaccgagacgaggcatcacctttatgagaccacctttatgaCATTATATGAAATTCATACTTTAtaatcttggatattcatggatactgttttgacataATATCGTATATcctctgttaaaaaattgtatgatagtCATAATTATGATCATTTCATACGGTATTGTAAGAtgcaatgtttatcaatacaataatataaaatacaagattgcatcctatcatacttacaatatatatctcataatacaataaaataccgttataaataatgatgagatatgatattgtaacacatgatatgacattgtatagtgttttatattattgtttttgatcaaataatacaatatcataatatatgatacgatatagtattatattatgCAATATGATATCACATAAAATATCACAATGTTGTACATCATAATATCAgaatgtataatatagtatgatattgtattgtattatactgtatcatatttgatatataatatgatattgtatcatatgaaacaagcatccttgataatggagatcaggctctgcatctaaaGCTACCTCTacgattcatttatattatagtaaATCAACTgtgcaagctattatctataaaacatgtgacctgttccaaaaatctaaacctcatccagcattcgaaacctatggctcagattcagcattcaagcctgccatgTGCATCAACATCATTagtttagtgaagttaggactAGTAATAACAAAGAAATCATCATCTAAgtgcacctgtttcaaaaaaattaaccaggtcttaaaaccttaaccttctCCAgtatccgaaacctatggctcagattcatcatccatgcctgtcaggcgCATCAGCATCATAagacaccatccattcaagtttggtttaGTTAGGAccaataataactaagatatattttttagcgtCCTTGAAAATGGAGATCAGGCTTTGCATCTGACGCTACATCTccgattcatttatattatagtttaatcaactatgcaagtttaaaaagtactattatctattaaacatgtgacctattccaaaaaacttaaccttatccagcatccTAAACACATAGCTCagtaaattgcaacttttttttacacataCGAACTTTTGCTATGGGTTGATAAACATGATGTTCTCATAGTAACCTTCTCTGATTTGAcccaaaaaaaacaattaaaatacacGATATAACTCAGTGCAATTACTGTTTTAGATAAATACTACAATGGTTTTTCACAGATAAACATATACAGTCTTATACTATTAAATTCCTCATGCTTGATGTTTCTACTTAAACTGCTGATTGAACATTTCGCCGTTTcccattttcattttgtttattacgAATCTGAATTTTACGCGACATTCACGCCAGTTTATTTACTTAGGCTAGTGTTTATAATGAACATAGAACATGACAAGAAGAATTGTGGAATTTTATACGAGAATCTTTCTttaatacaatcatgtacatAAAGTAATTACTACTATGTTAATTATTCCTGCAAAATCTTTTGTAAACACACACGCTATTTTAAACCTGTAAGTCACTGACTAACATGGCAATCACGTAGAGTTAGACAGGTCGTTTTCATACTCATCCATGTAATGCATTTACacctttaaataaaaagattaccTGAGGGATGAATTggatgttttattttgtaaaggCATTGTTAGTAATGTTTTCATAGACAAAGAATAAGAAAGAAATGAGAAATTATTAACACGTTTTGCTGATATTTTAATGATACACTGGCAATGCTTTTCTGATATGCGGGAGCGATATACTTATTTCGTACGAtagacagaggaccagtctatTTCAATGACGAAGAAATAAGAACTATTTGCATTAtgtcacacattatcatttcaCGTTTGTGCTCAAAATCCACTACGAGAGTGCTGATGACAGCAAGGGTCTTTTCGCTTTGCTAGCTCAAATTATAAAAGAACTGTGTTTTTCTAAAAATCGATTTTACGCACATTTTCCATTCGGAGCTTCTCAATTAGTTACCTTCATTAGTACGGAACAAGGTTTACCCCGTGTAAGTTGTCGAGATCATGGGCAGTGATTTCACAAAAATCTGATTGTTTAACCCTTTCAAATAAGCAATTACGTAAACAAAAGTTGTTAATGCACGCACTATTTTCTTAGCGCATGAATAATGTAGGGCAAAATTTTCGCAGAAACGGCTATGATAACAAAGATTCGATTGTTTTGCGAGCCGACTCAATAAAAAAGAACGAAAACTATAGCCTTCAGCCCAGGAAAACCAAAAAGTTAACCAGGATATGAACTCGTTACATTTTCAAATCCTGTGATGCAAGTAGGGTTCTCAGAAAAACCGATAATGTATCATTTCCCAGTGAAATTTCTTACactattgttttttgtttacaattacgTTTAAGAAAAGGAAATCGATCAGAattattaacacaacagtttatATGTTCATAATATGGCAATCCTCTAACTGTAAATTCACGCGGTAATCattgtgatttaaaaaatctgACCTTTTGAACCGCTAAAGAGTTCACACAAAATTGAAGGTTTTTGCTCTACTGGGaattatataaagaaacatatttgcaaaaataaatcattgtcACAAAATATAGCATTGCATTTATTGGGGGAAAGATTAATCCATATATATCCTCTGTCAAACTTCTGGTTCACGTTTGCTAAAAAGATCCCTTTAAGATCcatcatatatacatatttgtGTGTCAAGCTATCAAAATTACAGATGACATAAAAgattttgtcaaataaattacatgtatcttgccACTTACATCTGGTTCACCATATACTATGTCATAGGCCATGTTCAGAGGATACAAGACAGCTGGGAATGGGTAATACTGAAACAAATATCATGTCCATTCattgataatatatatacagtaaaagattgaaaataagaaaaagacCAAAGGGAatgaaaaaaacagaaaaagctTGAAAATGACAAGCTTTTCTTGTAGACAACGtcaaaccaacttttattcgtctgcgagaaattttcgcaaGGTAGGCAAAAGCCTCGGAGTGGGGAATATTTCTCGCAGTTAAGCAGTCCATGTATGTTTGTTATAATAACACATGTCTGGATTAACGCTTGGTGGCAAACATTACACATCGTGAACCAGTTTATCGGAAGTGAATCATGAAATAAAGTCaccgcaaataaaagttggtttacggTATCTCCTGTTGAACCTTCTTTTACCTTATCCCCATAGAAGTGTTGCTTGAACAAGTCTAGTCCTGTCACACACACATAAATAGTTCCCGACAGCATGAAGACACAAAACTGGAAAAAGTATCGATGATTAAAGAATCCCACACAGTTATTAATCCAAGCTGGTCAACAATTTAAGGTgaataattgatgaattgaGGTATTAAAGTGAATTTAATTGTGAAACCGTCAAGTAAAGAATCtattaaaattgatattccTACTCATATTTATTCTAGCTTAACTTCTAcatattgttataaacagtGATTTTATGCAGGTATCTTTGCATTAGAAATGAAAGACAAGGACCCATGGGCAACATCCCTCACCTGAGCAACATAACTTAGGTTAAAGGGGcaaggtcatgattttggtcaaaacctatttttccgattttaatgtttacaatgttttcataaggcatttttaataggcaacgaaaatttgagtgtcattcgttgagttttatgcaagttacagagctcATAATCTTTACTGTGTAAACAAAggttttgttaacattttgaatgctgaagtaaaaattccagtttaaaaccttaaataaatgtgtttaacataaggaactgtttatttatgcttaaagtaaataataaggtaaatcattttgaaaaagatttttactggtatattgatcctatataaacaaaaacagggctcGAGCCTTCttaacatgacaaagaattgggAGCCCTTTATCCTCCTTATAACTCAACGACCgcctctcaaatttcatttgaacattagaaatgcattcctaaagcatttaaaataattttattacgattttttttatccaaattacgtgcacgcgatttctcaaacaCTATTTGACCAAtctcaccatattttcacagtctCAGATGATATGACTTAATGTTAACTTCATTCATTTCTGATATTTTCCTGTCGTCACTTCTGGTCACGATTTACGGCcaattttgcaaattttcaCAACCTATTTAGTGCAGAGCTTATCTCAAAAAgagataaaactttgaattttacaggataggtagtctaaaGTTTGAaattgtgcactattatgtcgTTTTACGCCAGTTTTGCCTTTTCTTGAAGCTCATCTAGGCACGAAGCTAGgtacaaatttttattcaaacttttcatacgttttgatcttaatctttttatcagttgatatatatattttgttataacatatataacaaaagtggtagaaaatTAAAAGTTGCTGTATATCAGCCTGCAAACCTGATGGCTCTCGGGCTGATGTACAGCGACTCTAAAAATTTTGCGCAAGCTGTTTGTATATCAGGTTGACGTCGACATTACTATTTGAAGTCATAAAAAGAGATCGGAGTTGAACAACGCATACCAAGCTCTACGTCATAATATGAAATGATGAACGGAGAGGGTTGTGATTAACATCCAAAGATTGCTGGAGATGGGTGTAATATAAATCTTATTTCACACTCCTAGGGTTAATATCACATGGGTAGGcgaattttctgtttatatcaCACAGAGTGGAAAAGGTTTTAGTTTTTATAAGTctacgatataaaatatttatcatatggtatgatacaatgttatacCTAAAATACAActttgtatcatattatatgatattgtttattatatgtacaatatgatattttatcacaATCTGTtatgcaatatttaaaaaatatttaaaattaataatataatgaatggacaaagaaaaagaaaattaaaaacctgTTTCTTGACTTTTATTTTAAGAGTTGGAAAAGGTATTACAATCCaacttatttaataaaattactttttcttatttatataaTCCTCACAGTAAAACCCTGTTTACCTGCCCATTTTTTAGGATTTCCTACAAAACCGTTCAAAATCGTGTAATGAATTAAAAGCTAGGCATGTCAACAAGAAAGGTCAATAAACAGGTCAGTAATGTAAGCAAGTGACTGAGTTTCAAATTGCAAATGTCACTGATAAGGTCACTAAATCATCAATAGAAAGGTGATTGTTTCAACAAATCAGGcaagatttaatttttatttaattacctctttacaTCTGCCTCCAATTTTTCCttggaattttttctttaatctttgaatcaactagaggtactgtgggcaagctcacaattgatactccccactaagaaaaaataataattcatgtattttttctattatagaaaatatttgatgaatctatttcaccgtccattgtctataaataacaactgctctattttttaaaactgttaatgctaatatgagtacacaaaccaatttctattctttaaattccattttatttcaagttaaccataaatgcatgaggacatttgcatccttttgttaacaaacatgactcgaatcaaaacGAAAATCCACATGTGAAGCAGccatttatataaacattttgaatatttggtatactgagcccaaTTTTTTTTcgacattttttttccacacatttttttcaaaaaaaaaaaaaaataaatcgaggaaggccattttcagagagacaatgatgagaatttaaaaaataatttaatgtggCCTGGgacaagcaagctttgtgtcaaattttagcttctaattttttccattaatacaagacatgacacgaACAGGAATCAACCAATTTTTGAACAATGACATTGAACTCtctcaaatgaccttgggtcaaagtcatgacacaccttaaggttataagcaatctttatgtgaattaagaacttccaatactTGTCCATAataaagatatggaccggacacgaattttgcactttttctgccagtgaccttgaccttgcccaaatgatcttgggtcaaggtcatgacacaccattaggtcataagcaatctttgtgtaaagtaagaacttctaatgtttctccataagaaagatatggaccggacacgaaatTTGGACTTTTTCTGCCATTGACCTTgaccgaatgaccttgggtcaaggtcatgacacacccttcggtcataagcaatctttgtgttaGTTTAGAACtttcaatgtttctccataagaaagatatggactggacatgAATTtcgaacagacagacagacggacggacggatggacggggtgattcctatatacccccaaactttgtttgcaggGGGTATAAATACAATATTAACAAAGTCAACAAGTAAACATGTTAATTAGGATACGACAATGGTGATCCATCTTAAGCACACATTTATTACAGATGCTACAGTGATGAGCTCTCGGAGGCTTCGGAGAAATGCACTTCTTGCATATAGAAACTGTTTCTGGAATTTCctatccaaaaaaataaaaaaaaatcattggtgCAAATTTATTACAGCAAAGTCATATCTACAAAAAATTACACCTCATCTTACTTCAGTACCAACCAGACACATCCATGTGtataggggtcatgattttcacaacttttaatctacactacctcaggatgcttccacacaagtttaagtttCCTGCATGGTAAATTAGTTcgtaaaagaagatttttaaagattaactcttcAAAATTCCtatcaataaatcaataaagAGTTTACTTTTAACATTTCACTTTTTACATTTAACGAATAACTCATTTAGAAAAGACAAGTACATGATTTCATAGATGGAATATTGAACCCTGCTGTTTTGATAAGTTGTGTGGAATGTACCGAAAACCAGTAAGCAGATGGAAGTTTTAATTCTTATAAGAttggtaataattttttaataatgctAAAAAGATTGATTTGACTTTAATCCGACAGTACAATAAAGTATGACGCAATGTGGACTAAAAGGACCAATGCAAAAAAAGTGGTACTGGGTAATCAATATTTAGTTTATTTACAAGACCAAACTCAAAATGATCTATTTTAGGCCTAATGCTTATTGTTGACTTATTGAAAAGTGCCAAGTAAGTTTTTGGCTTATAACCATTACATAGAACCTACAAAATCCAATATCCTTTAATGGGccttaatttttacatagacaGATTTGTGGggttttaaacaacttatctTTGCACATGGATATTATTAGGGCTTCTCGACAATAtttgtcaatttatttattattattattctcaACAAAGTTTtgttaaggattttttaaatacggttaaagatatttaaattttgattacatAGGCTTATAGCAATTGTTAATGATACACATAAACTTTCTTCCTTACTTTTAGAGTTAGATGTATCTTGTcaagttgtacaaaattgtaagggtaggcatttttctatcttttaccattttgagatataaggttccaaaattgagaaaaggggggggggtatgaaaaaacaaaaaatcataaaaaaaacttgggAATTTTTAGAAGACTTAGAGACattgtttaaattgaagtaattaagtaaacatttattcaaagtttcattgaaaagtatTGAGTATTTATGGTTTTATGACCGGATGAAAATCGTCTATAGGAGTTTCTGTTAACTTGAATAACTTCAACTCATGCATGTAATGTTTTcttaaacagttttcaagcaaatatttttacagtTTCACAGTGGTGAAGTAGTTATTGTCAAGTTGTACATacaatttctgtttaaaattgttttattttattgtaaaattaaaaagtattCAACTAATTGACTTGAAAATTAAAAGGGTTTGTCCTTTTACTATGCAAAATAAGTGTACGAAGTTTGATAAACATCGGTGCAAGGGTTTTCTTTAAATCTTGCTTCCAGGCTGAAGTagacacacatacatacacactcacgcacagcagcgatgctatatcccctttgcaacaagttgcgcgaggggataataagGGACTAACTCTAAATGTAAGGGCTGTCAAAAAGCCCTTCcattttgttgaagacaaaaacagGTCTAGTTTTACTTTATAATGCTGACTAATAAAACTAAAGCAACAAGACTTCTTAACCTGTTTTCTGATATGTTGTGTCTGGTTGGTACTGTATAATTGACTATGGAGATCGTGGAAGCATATTAGAGTAACTTACCCTTGGTGGATGCCCTGGATCGGTAAAAGCTGCCATAACATAGTTAAAAACAATGTTGGCAAGGAGCCAATGTCCAAAAATAAGATGAAACATGGTTTTACTTAGGCTCTGATCATAAACATGGGGAAGGAGACAGATATAGAAAATCACCACCACTGAAGTAGTTAAGCACACCACAAGAACCATGAATATCTGAAACGATTACATAGTCAATATCTACTATGATTACAGTCATGAATATACACATCATTCATATTCTTTCGACAGGTGGAAGCTTTGAAAATTGCTAGATTCATCTGAAATATAGATCCTTGATCTGAATCAAGACAAgaagcccatgggccacattgctcacctgaacaaaaGTTCTTGTATCTgtttaaatatgaaactttttaaaagtattaaaatatcTCTTATATTCCAAGATTTGGCAATATATTAAACAACATACAAAAAGAAACCTACTTTTTGGGACATTGTAGCTAAGATATCTTAGGATTTAAGATGCATCAACAGTTACTGGCCAATCTTATCCTAGGCCTCAACATATTAAAgataacaaaattgtaaaatgaatacataattatttaaaaagtgaaagaaGGTCTATGTAGCCTTGATATGAGGATATGAAGGTATGAGGATGCTTATAAATAGTTAAATACTGTAACTAAATATTAATGTAGCATTGTACTAGtatttcttgagaagaagattttcacaCATTTATCCTCTATACTTACATattgaactttgaacccatcTTGGGGACCCAGTATTGGTCTGGAGGTAATGACTTtaattaacaatttagaatctactaGTACACTACCTTAGAATGcttgcataataatctcacaaactgtattCAACCAATTTCAATATACAGgtatatttgaatttgaaattcgAACCCCTGTTGGTGTACCAGTATTGATCTGGGGTTACGGTTTTTAtgatttagaatctacactatttgaggacaTTTACATAGAAATCTATCAATTTGTAGTATTGTAGtacttgagaagatttttaaacattttcctcgtacatatttctatattaaactttgaacccctcttggggccctagtattagtccaggggtcacggttttaacaatttagaatctataCTTTTTgagaatgcttgcatagtaatgtcacaaattgtagcattgtagttc
This region includes:
- the LOC105337501 gene encoding palmitoyltransferase ZDHHC16B isoform X2: MALVQWRFTQLPLRLVTRCKEFVSWLLLIKQTLFYNEFSSCMVAIETAAEPLFWTVEKFSRYFGPEIPETVSICKKCISPKPPRAHHCSICNKCVLKMDHHCPWINNCVGFFNHRYFFQFCVFMLSGTIYVCVTGLDLFKQHFYGDKYYPFPAVLYPLNMAYDIVYGEPDKPFFGGIAAFRINTSSDHEVFEHQGVVEYHRPGQDIEVDLRGQHYHTAVVYEFVLCSAVVIALSLLVLWHVRMISYGETNIEVYINRKEVDRLKKLGLVYTNPYHYGFLRNWQHFFGLGNGRTFARNVLFPSTHLPPGNGLTYSRAQNRREKEIENKGLMLL
- the LOC105337501 gene encoding palmitoyltransferase ZDHHC16 isoform X1, which encodes MALVQWRFTQLPLRLVTRCKEFVSWLLLIKQTLFYNEFSSCMVAIETAAEPLFWTVEKFSRYFGPIFMVLVVCLTTSVVVIFYICLLPHVYDQSLSKTMFHLIFGHWLLANIVFNYVMAAFTDPGHPPREIPETVSICKKCISPKPPRAHHCSICNKCVLKMDHHCPWINNCVGFFNHRYFFQFCVFMLSGTIYVCVTGLDLFKQHFYGDKYYPFPAVLYPLNMAYDIVYGEPDKPFFGGIAAFRINTSSDHEVFEHQGVVEYHRPGQDIEVDLRGQHYHTAVVYEFVLCSAVVIALSLLVLWHVRMISYGETNIEVYINRKEVDRLKKLGLVYTNPYHYGFLRNWQHFFGLGNGRTFARNVLFPSTHLPPGNGLTYSRAQNRREKEIENKGLMLL